One window of Candidatus Binataceae bacterium genomic DNA carries:
- a CDS encoding acylphosphatase, whose translation MKGEPQRLHMVISGRVQGVGFRACAYDEARSLGLKGWVRNLASGEVEMVVEGSRESLEILLAWAHLGPSGSRVSDLREDWSAAEGDFADFRIRY comes from the coding sequence ATGAAGGGTGAGCCGCAGCGCCTGCATATGGTGATTTCCGGCCGGGTGCAGGGCGTGGGTTTCCGCGCTTGTGCCTATGACGAGGCGCGATCGCTGGGGCTCAAAGGATGGGTACGTAATCTCGCGTCGGGTGAGGTGGAGATGGTGGTTGAAGGGAGTCGCGAAAGCCTGGAGATTCTACTGGCCTGGGCTCATCTCGGCCCGTCGGGTTCTCGCGTGAGCGATCTGCGCGAAGATTGGAGCGCGGCTGAGGGCGATTTCGCCGATTTTCGTATCCGCTATTGA